The DNA region GCGATGTCGGCCGCGTCGATCTTCATGACGTCATCATAATGGCAGCCCGGATCGGAGGCGAAAGACTTCCAGCGAGTAACCGCTTCGTCCCAAGCCGCGCCAGTCGGCGAGTACGGACGGCCCTTCAGATAATCGAACGTCGTCTGGTCCGGATTCACGTAACCGACGCGCGCGCCGCCTTCGATGGACATGTTACACACCGTCATGCGCTCCTCCATGGAGAAGCCGTCAAACGTGGTGCCGCAGTATTCGTAGGCAAAGCCCGTACCGCCGTTCACGCCGGTGAGGCGGATGATGTGGAGAATCACGTCCTTCGCATACACGCCGGGACGCAGCTTTCCGTTAACCTCGATGCGACGAACCTTGAGCGCGCCGAGCGCCATCGTCTGCGTGGCGAGCACGTCGCGCACCTGCGACGTGCCGATACCAAACGCGATCGCGCCAAACGCGCCGTGCGTGGACGTGTGCGAGTCGCCGCACGCGATCGTCGTACCCGGTTGGGTGATACCCTGCTCGGGACCGACGATGTGGACGACGCCCTGCTTGCCGCTCGCGCGGTCGAAGAAAGTGATGCCAAAGTCCTTCGTGTTTTTGCGCAGCTCGTCCATCATGGCCTGCGCGAGCGTGTCCTTGTACGGCTCGACCAGCTCGTTCGTCGGCACGATGTGATCGACCGTCGCGAACGTGCGGTGCGGATAAGCGACCTTCAGGCCGAGATCGCGCAACATGCCGAACGCCTGCGGGCTCGTCACTTCATGGATAAGGTGCGTGCCGATCAGCAATTGAGTCTGGCCGTTAGCCAGCTTGCGGACGGTGTGAGCGTCCCAGACTTTTTGAAACAGTGATTTGGCCATGGGAAAAGTGATTTTGAGTGAGACTAAAAAGAGGGTCGTGAACTTGCCCGAAAACGACTCCGGGCGTCAAGGATTCGGCCAGATAATACCTCACCGTTGCGTTGCCGGAAAATACCTGTTTCGTCGCCTGTGATGCCTCGCGAGTATCAATTCCCCTACGAGCTGCGCCACCTCGTTTACTTCCTCGAAGTCGCCCGCCAGCTCCATTTCCGCAAAGCCGCCGAGGCTCTGGCCGTCGCGCAACCCGCGCTCAGCCGCCAGATCGCGCAACTCGAAGCCGCCGTCGGCGCCGAGCTTTTCGTCCGCTCCCGCCGCCGCGTCGAACTCACCCCCGCCGGCCGCGCCTTCGCCAAACGCATCGAGCCCGTCCTCCGCTCCCTCGCCGCCGCCGGTCGCGAAGTCCAGGCGCTTACCCGCGGCGAAGAAGGCCACATCCGCGTCGCCTTCACCGGCCTAGCAATGGCGACGGTGCTTCCCGGCATCCTCCGTGAATTCAGCCGCCGCTTCCCCGGCATCCGCCTCGAACTCAACGAATCGCCCTCAACCACCCAGCTCGTCGCGCTTCAGGCCGGTGAACTCGGCTGCGGCTTTTTCCATCCCGGTGCCACGCCCACGCCAGGCCTTCGCACGCGCCTGCTCCTCCGCGAGCGCAACGGCATCCTCCTCCCCTCCGGCCACGCCCTCGCGAAACAGGAGAAAAACTCTCTCAAACTCAGCCAGCTCGCCGACACGCCCTTCGTGCTCTTCCCGCGCTCGCACAACCCGAGCTTCTATGACCGCGTGCTCAGCGCCTGCGCCAAGGCCGGGCTCACCCCGCGCATCGCCGAGGAAGTCTGGCCCCGCGCCAACGGCATCGGCCTCGTGCGCGCGGGCTTGGGCGCGACCTTCATCACACCGTCCGAAGCAAAAAATCTCCCCGGCGATGTCGTCTTTCGCCCGCTCGCCGGTCCCGCCCCCGAAAGCAGTCTCGTCCTCGGCTGGCGACAACCGCCCGCGCCCGAGCCCGCCCTCGCCGCCTTCCTCGCCGTCGCCAGCGAAACCGTTGCGACGCTTTCCTAATCGTCGCTTCCGCCGCCGCTAATCCCGCCTGCCTCCGCGCCTGATACTTGCAGGGTTTGGGTTGAAGTCCGCGTTCAATGCTCAACCTTCAACGCCTTTCATGCGTCGCCAACATCTCCTCTCCGCCACCGCCGCACTCACCGCCCTGCTTGCGCTAGGCGGCTGCCGCAAACCCGAGATCACGACCTACACCGCGCCCAA from Nibricoccus aquaticus includes:
- the leuC gene encoding 3-isopropylmalate dehydratase large subunit, which encodes MAKSLFQKVWDAHTVRKLANGQTQLLIGTHLIHEVTSPQAFGMLRDLGLKVAYPHRTFATVDHIVPTNELVEPYKDTLAQAMMDELRKNTKDFGITFFDRASGKQGVVHIVGPEQGITQPGTTIACGDSHTSTHGAFGAIAFGIGTSQVRDVLATQTMALGALKVRRIEVNGKLRPGVYAKDVILHIIRLTGVNGGTGFAYEYCGTTFDGFSMEERMTVCNMSIEGGARVGYVNPDQTTFDYLKGRPYSPTGAAWDEAVTRWKSFASDPGCHYDDVMKIDAADIAPTVTWGINPGQGISINETIPDPAKATSVDEKAGIIEALEYMKLPAGAPIKGTKINVAFLGSCTNGRLSDFREVAKFIKGRKVASGVRAIAVPGSQIVALQCEKEGIDKVLAEAGFEWRAAGCSMCLAMNPDKLVGDELCASSSNRNFKGRQGSITGRTVLMSPVMVAAAAVTGQVADAREVFSVN
- a CDS encoding LysR family transcriptional regulator, with the translated sequence MPREYQFPYELRHLVYFLEVARQLHFRKAAEALAVAQPALSRQIAQLEAAVGAELFVRSRRRVELTPAGRAFAKRIEPVLRSLAAAGREVQALTRGEEGHIRVAFTGLAMATVLPGILREFSRRFPGIRLELNESPSTTQLVALQAGELGCGFFHPGATPTPGLRTRLLLRERNGILLPSGHALAKQEKNSLKLSQLADTPFVLFPRSHNPSFYDRVLSACAKAGLTPRIAEEVWPRANGIGLVRAGLGATFITPSEAKNLPGDVVFRPLAGPAPESSLVLGWRQPPAPEPALAAFLAVASETVATLS